AAATGGTTGAAAAACTCATAAGTAAAAATTATCCAAAAAATGTTATACCAATGGTTGCAGATATACATAGCACAAATTTTCCAGATAATACTTTTGATAGAATAATAGCCAATGCCTGTTATCCTCATTTTGAAAAAAAAGAGATAGCCCTTAATGAGATATACCGTATACTAAAAAAGGGTGGCTTTTTTATTATTTCACACCTATGGGGAAGAGAACATATAAACAGGTTTCATAAAAAAACTCACCAGATTGTTAGTAAAGATATGATTCCACCTATACCAGAATTGAAATCTTTTATAGAAGGACTTGGATTTAAATATGTAGATGGAACTGATGATACAGATTACTTTTTTGTAAAATTCACCAAATAGTATTTAAGACAAAGGAAGTAATTCCCTCAGAAATACTGTCGAGACTTGATCCGCTTTTTACACCCCCCCATTCCGTCTTTTGTATTTTATCTTGCGAGTTTTACCCGCCGAAGCCAACCTACACTAAAATAGAAGCTTCGGCAGGTATACCTTGGCGTAGGAGGGGCTTCGTAACGTGGCAATCTCGCCGAAGGCGGAAAAGGAATGCCCCAACCTTTGCCTTCTCCCCTTGGGAATGTTCGGGATAGTAAATCTCTCAAGAGTTTGCAGAGAGGTTAATGAGATTATGATGTATATTGCTGTTTACACGGATTTTTATTAAAACATAGTTAAGGAATCATCAATCAGTTTTTGCTTCTCTTTTTTCAAGTAAAGATAATATTTTTTCGTAGGTTTCTTTGCTGATAACATGCTCTATTTTACAGGCATCTTTTTTGGCAATACTTAGAGGAACTTTAAGTATTTGAGTAAGAAATTTGACTATCACAAGATGTTTTTGGTATATCTTTTCAGCTTTCTTCCTTCCTTTAGAGGTCAAGTGTACATTGCTATATTTTTCTTGTTTGATATACCCTTTAGATGAAAGGGTGTTAAGAGCAGTGACAACAGAAGGACTTTTTACATTAAGAAAATCACCAATATCTTTTACTCTAACGATACCTTTTTCGTTTTCGATAATTTTTATAGCTTCAAGATAATCTTCAAGACTTTGTGTTAACATATTTTACCTAAAAGAAAAGAGTTGCTGTTTGATAAAATAAGACAGCCGCAATCCAGCCAACAAGTATAGACCATACTGTAGCAATGAAAGCCCATCTAAACCCTGTTTCTTGTTTTATAACAGCGATAGTTGCAATACAAGGGATATACAAGAGAGTCATAAGCATAAAAGAGTAAGCAGAAGCAGGTGTAAAAAGTTGGGATAAGGCTATAGACATATTCTTTGCGCCTCCAAGTACAGCCCCAAAAGTTCCAACAACAAGTTCTTTTGCTACCAATCCAGATATTAAAGCAACACCGGCTTGCCAATTACCAAATCCAGCAGGCCTCAATATAGGAACAAGGAAACTCCCAATAATTCCAGTAAAACTTTCTCTGCTTGCATATTCGGCTGAAAGAGGAAAATAACTTAAAAACCATACAAGGACAACACCAGCAAAAATCATTGAACCAGCTTTTCTCAAAAATAGGGATGTTCTCTCCCAAGCTGATATAAGCATATTTTTAAGGTCGGGAGCGTGGTAGGGAGGTAGTTCCATAATAATGTGGCTCGATTCGTGTTTGAAAAAAAGTGATTTAAAAATTCTGGCAGTCAACATTCCCGCAAGTACTCCTATAATATAAAGTGAGAAAAGGATAGAACCCTGATTTTTCTTAAAAAATATGCTTGTAAATAAGAGAAAAATAGGTAACCGAGCAGAACAACTCATAAAAGGAAGTGCAAGAATAGTTATTATTCTGTCCTTCTTTGTTTCAAGGGTTCTGGTAGCCATAATTGCCGGTACATTACATCCAAAACCTAATATCATAGGTATAGCACTTTTACCGTGTAGACCAATTGTATGCATTATTCTATCAGTTACAAAAGCGGCTCTTGAAATATATCCTGAATCTTCCATTGCGG
The sequence above is a segment of the bacterium genome. Coding sequences within it:
- a CDS encoding metal-dependent transcriptional regulator; amino-acid sequence: MLTQSLEDYLEAIKIIENEKGIVRVKDIGDFLNVKSPSVVTALNTLSSKGYIKQEKYSNVHLTSKGRKKAEKIYQKHLVIVKFLTQILKVPLSIAKKDACKIEHVISKETYEKILSLLEKREAKTD
- a CDS encoding class I SAM-dependent methyltransferase, translating into MKTQKEFFNMKAENWDEKQNISVQNCRKLIKECQLSNDQVVLDVGTGTGVLIPFFLAGDLKELKIFAIDYAEKMVEKLISKNYPKNVIPMVADIHSTNFPDNTFDRIIANACYPHFEKKEIALNEIYRILKKGGFFIISHLWGREHINRFHKKTHQIVSKDMIPPIPELKSFIEGLGFKYVDGTDDTDYFFVKFTK